The following coding sequences are from one Salvia hispanica cultivar TCC Black 2014 chromosome 3, UniMelb_Shisp_WGS_1.0, whole genome shotgun sequence window:
- the LOC125209835 gene encoding protein FAR1-RELATED SEQUENCE 5-like, with the protein MACMYAWLLFLIALQPVVGQKFKSLDFGFAFYDVYAHAVGFDTRKSQMRKIDGITTWYSVVCNREGSKKSSEDDQANARSGFSIKRRRLSKRCGCKARISFKFFSEGGVPGYFIEKFTEVHNHYMVESEHQHFMSLNRNLEDVHHQFILDCSKANIGPTLTFNVLKEILGGFQLVGCNVGDIRNASRDIKAYAHGIDMQMVLDDMAKKKEMSEAFTYEYEVNASNQLVALFWCDGLMKRNYHMFGDIVAFDTTYNTNRYCMIFAPFTRNDNHGRSVTFAAGLDGDFKKEFNACVWSDLLEPDKFKEEWNGVLERYGLEDHGWLKTLYDYRQLWIPAYFRDFPLGSMIRTTSISESENSFYKNFLKPRNNIAEFYLNFNQALEFQRDSRTKLDYQDANALPILATTLPFEKHASTMYTDSMFKKIQEEIFERNDRCRVLGFSSADLVDTYKLGDSLRNSYFVRHDKSDASYSCDCKLFGRQGYLCSHIFFLFRNNEVKKIPDQYCASRWMKTPLAKAVHGQFDDTLPTKSIVDERQNISKQEISLFYGFLRRFESDINVLRAFVGGLEDLGNSLQAGNPTMSASEKRRMIEQFYGMERPEVVEVYPSDVVKTKGHASSSQAV; encoded by the exons ATGGCTTGTATGTATGCT TGGCTGTTGTTCCTGATTGCTCTTCAGCCTGTGGTTGGGCAGAAGTTCAAATCATTAGATTTTGGTTTCGCGTTCTATGATGTGTATGCACATGCTGTTGGTTTTGATACGCGTAAATCACAAATGAGGAAAATAGATGGTATTACTACTTGGTATAGTGTGGTATGCAATAGGGAAGGCAGCAAGAAGTCGAGCGAGGATGACCAAGCGAATGCACGGTCTGGTTTTTCAATCAAGCGCCGACGGTTATCCAAGCGGTGTGGATGTAAAGCGAGGATATCTTTCAAGTTCTTCTCCGAAGGAGGAGTTCCAGGTTATTTTATCGAGAAGTTCACCGAGGTTCATAACCATTATATGGTTGAGTCAGAGCATCAACATTTTATGTCACTCAACCGAAACTTGGAGGACGTACATCAccaatttattttggattgttcGAAGGCTAATATAGGCCCCACACTTACGTTCAATGTTTTGAAGGAAATACTTGGTGGTTTTCAGCTAGTTGGTTGCAACGTTGGGGACATCAGGAATGCTTCTCGAGACATCAAAGCATACGCACATGGTATTGACATGCAAATGGTTTTGGATGATATGGctaagaagaaggagatgTCCGAGGCATTCACATACGAGTACGAGGTTAATGCTAGTAACCAATTGGTTGCTCTGTTTTGGTGTGATGGTTTGATGAAGAGGAATTACCATATGTTTGGTGATATAGTCGCTTTTGACACCACCTATAACACCAATAG GTATTGTATGATCTTCGCGCCATTCACGAGAAATGACAATCATGGTCGATCAGTAACTTTCGCTGCTGGTTTG GACGGAGATTTCAAGAAAGAGTTCAATGCCTGCGTCTGGTCGGATCTGCTTGAACCCGACAAGTTCAAAGAAGAGTGGAACGGAGTACTTGAACGTTACGGCCTAGAAGACCATGGTTGGTTGAAGACATTGTACGACTACAGGCAATTATGGATACCTGCATACTTCAGGGATTTCCCACTTGGGTCGATGATTAGGACCACCTCGATATCTGAGTCGGAGAATAGCTTCTACAAAAACTTTTTGAAGCCACGCAACAATATTGCCGAATTCTACTTGAATTTCAACCAAGCTTTGGAATTTCAGCGGGATAGTAGAACAAAGTTGGACTACCAAGACGCTAATGCCTTGCCTATATTGGCCACTACCTTGCCGTTTGAGAAACATGCTTCAACGATGTACACAGATAGTATGTTCAAGAAAATACAAGAAGAAATTTTTGAGCGTAATGACAGATGCCGCGTGTTGGGGTTCTCCTCTGCAGACCTGGTCGACACCTACAAACTTGGGGACAGCCTTCGCAATTCTTACTTTGTTAGACATGATAAGAGTGACGCGTCATACTCCTGCGATTGCAAACTTTTCGGTAGGCAGGGATATCTGTGCAGTCATATCTTCTTTTTGTTCAGGAACAATGAAGTGAAAAAGATTCCGGATCAATACTGCGCAAGTAGATGGATGAAGACTCCGTTAGCCAAGGCTGTCCATGGTCAGTTTGATGACACTCTACCTACCAAGTCCATCGTTGATGAAAGGCAAAACATTTCAAAGCAAGAGATTTCGTTGTTCTATGGTTTTCTTCGCCGATTTGAGTCGGACATTAATGTCCTTCGAGCGTTTGTTGGGGGGCTTGAAGATCTTGGAAATTCTCTTCAAGCTGGTAATCCTACAATGTCCGCCTCTGAAAAAAGGCGAATGATTGAACAGTTTTATGGAATGGAAAGGCCCGAAGTTGTCGAGGTCTATCCTTCGGATGTTGTAAAGACAAAGGGCCACGCGAGCAGTTCGCAAGCCGTCTGA
- the LOC125212589 gene encoding myosin ID heavy chain-like: MSRLNSNRRIQIDTSEPRYDEGDDETVDDSSNAAEDLDPFMGVKVRRKASRLRDFQGDYIDIQSRPHLMKILEKQGDRKVLFADKVIKFTGSGKMKRRILLVTDFAIYIADPETDALKRRIALAAVEKLCLSELSDNFFAIIIPTEYDLLMASTRKTEIVTVLVDATKSASDYELEVALSNSFEYNAAADVVKEVQFEEVEGGVKTRIVQK; encoded by the exons ATGTCGCGATTGAATTCCAACCGTCGGATCCAAATCGATACTTCGGAGCCTCGATACGATGAAGGCGACGACGAAACCGTAGACGACAGCAGCAATGCGGCGGAGGATCTGGATCCCTTTATGGGAGTCAAAGTCAGACGGAAAGCCTCTCGCCTTCGTGATTTTCAGGGTGATTATATCGATATTCAGTCCAGACCTCATCTTATGAAGATTCTCGAGAAACAAG GTGACAGAAAAGTCCTGTTTGCTGACAAAGTTATAAAGTTTACTGGTTCGGGCAAGATGAAACGCCGTATACTTCTCGTAACTGATTTTGCCATCTACATTGCGGATCCAGAGACTGATGCACTAAAAAGAAGGATAGCCCTTGCTGCTGTTGAGAAACTGTGTTTAAGTGAACTGAGCGACAATTTTTTTGCCATCATTATTCCCACTGAATATGACCTACTCATGGCTAGTACTAGAAAGACGGAAATTGTGACGGTCTTAGTGGATGCTACAAAGAGTGCCTCTGACTATGAACTCGAGGTTGCCTTATCTAACAG TTTTGAGTACAATGCAGCTGCAGACGTAGTGAAGGAAGTCCAATTCGAGGAAGTAGAAG GTGGTGTTAAAACAAGAATTGTTCAGAAATGA
- the LOC125209836 gene encoding acidic endochitinase-like: protein KQSLLKNGVSSAPHFVLLAAAAAPFSYGCGITVYWGQNGYEGTLQAACATNNYKYVAVAFLTTFGNGQTPVINLAGHCIPQPCSIFANEIRYCQSLGIKVLLSLGGASGTYGISSTADAQQVAAYLWTSYLSGSVGPLGDVALDGVDFDIEYPTSTLHWDDLARAIAAYSTPQRKIYLSAAPQCVLPDRNLDVAIKTGLFDYVWVQFYNNPQCDYSGGAASLIKSWNEWSALLPAGNELFLGLPATPAAASAGSGYIEAEKLKSEILPVIRQTANYGGVMLWDRYNDVNSGYSSLIVGDVCPPALGKFENLLMSQVI from the exons aaacaaagccTACTTAAAAATGGGGTCTCTTCCGCTCCTCATTTCGTCCTCCTCGCCGCTGCCGCCGCCCCATTCTCCTACGGCTGTGGCATCACAGTCTACTGGGGCCAAAACGGGTACGAAGGCACGCTACAAGCCGCCTGCGCCACCAACAACTACAAATATGTGGCCGTCGCCTTCCTAACCACCTTTGGCAACGGCCAAACCCCCGTCATCAACTTGGCCGGCCACTGCATCCCTCAGCCCTGCTCCATCTTCGCCAACGAAATCCGCTACTGCCAGAGCCTAGGCATCAAG GTGCTCCTATCCCTGGGCGGTGCCAGCGGCACCTATGGCATCTCCTCCACGGCCGACGCCCAGCAAGTCGCGGCCTATCTATGGACCTCGTACCTATCCGGCTCCGTTGGGCCCCTTGGTGACGTGGCCCTTGACGGCGTGGACTTCGACATCGAGTACCCGACCTCCACCCTACACTGGGACGACCTAGCCCGGGCGATCGCCGCCTACAGCACTCCCCAGAGGAAAATCTACCTCTCCGCCGCGCCCCAGTGCGTCCTCCCGGACCGGAACCTCGACGTCGCCATTAAAACCGGGCTGTTCGACTACGTGTGGGTGCAGTTCTACAACAACCCGCAATGCGACTACAGCGGCGGCGCGGCCAGTTTGATCAAGTCGTGGAACGAGTGGAGCGCGCTGCTGCCGGCGGGGAACGAGCTGTTCCTGGGGCTGCCGGCGACGCCCGCGGCGGCGTCGGCGGGGTCGGGGTACATTGAGGCGGAGAAGCTGAAGAGCGAGATTCTGCCGGTGATAAGGCAGACGGCCAACTACGGAGGAGTGATGCTGTGGGATAGGTACAATGATGTTAACAGTGGGTACAGCTCGCTAATTGTCGGAGATGTGTGCCCTCCAGCGCTcggaaaatttgaaaacttgCTCATGTCTCAAGTCATTTGA